From Pandoraea norimbergensis, the proteins below share one genomic window:
- a CDS encoding amidohydrolase family protein, with protein MTVLDSLKPLEIRNARALDGSPVAVRIERTADGRATIAAIWPSLPDAPAAASGVESIDAQGALLMPGLVEAHTHLDKTAWGMPWYVNECGSRLIDRIDNERSWRASSGHDAGAASLALGRAFLAAGTTRLRTHVDIDTDAGLRHLDGVLATRETLADTLDMQIVAFPQSGVLEREGTVALLDESLARGADVLGWLDPCAIDRDPAKSLDAMFALADKHGCPVDIHLHEPGEMGVFSFELMLERIAALGMQGKVVVSHAFCLGELDAARAESLLARLADAGVSLITTAPPSRVVPPLMACRRAGVPLAGGNDGIRDTWTPYGSPDMLERAMMIGLRYNLRRDDELDIALDCVTHQGAQVCGFQDYGLHVGARADLVLVDALNAAQAIVTRAPRRWVVANGRVVVREGVAV; from the coding sequence ATGACAGTACTGGATAGTCTGAAACCGCTGGAAATTCGCAATGCCCGCGCACTCGACGGGTCACCCGTCGCCGTGCGCATCGAACGCACGGCCGACGGCCGGGCGACGATTGCCGCCATCTGGCCGTCGTTGCCCGATGCGCCCGCCGCCGCCAGCGGCGTGGAGTCGATCGATGCGCAGGGCGCGCTGCTGATGCCCGGTCTGGTGGAAGCACATACGCATCTGGACAAGACGGCGTGGGGCATGCCGTGGTACGTGAACGAATGCGGTTCGCGCCTGATCGATCGCATCGACAACGAGCGCTCGTGGCGCGCGAGCAGCGGGCACGATGCCGGTGCCGCCTCGCTCGCGCTCGGCCGTGCGTTTCTGGCGGCCGGCACGACGCGTCTGCGCACCCACGTCGACATCGATACCGACGCCGGGCTGCGCCATCTCGACGGCGTGCTCGCCACCCGCGAGACGCTGGCCGACACGCTCGACATGCAGATCGTGGCGTTCCCGCAATCGGGCGTGCTCGAGCGCGAGGGCACCGTCGCATTGCTGGACGAATCGCTCGCGCGTGGTGCCGACGTGCTGGGCTGGCTCGATCCGTGCGCCATCGACCGCGACCCGGCGAAGTCGCTCGACGCGATGTTCGCGCTGGCCGACAAGCATGGCTGCCCCGTCGACATTCATTTGCACGAGCCGGGCGAGATGGGCGTGTTCTCGTTCGAACTGATGCTGGAGCGCATTGCGGCACTCGGCATGCAAGGCAAGGTCGTCGTCTCGCACGCGTTTTGTCTGGGGGAACTGGACGCCGCGCGTGCCGAGTCGCTGCTCGCTCGCTTGGCCGACGCCGGTGTGTCGCTGATTACGACGGCGCCGCCCTCGCGCGTGGTGCCGCCGCTCATGGCTTGCCGCCGTGCCGGTGTGCCGCTCGCGGGCGGTAACGACGGCATTCGCGATACGTGGACGCCCTATGGCTCGCCCGACATGCTGGAGCGCGCCATGATGATCGGACTGCGCTACAACCTGCGCCGCGACGACGAGCTCGACATTGCACTCGACTGCGTGACGCATCAGGGCGCGCAGGTGTGCGGCTTTCAGGACTACGGTTTGCACGTGGGCGCTCGTGCCGATCTGGTGCTGGTGGATGCCTTGAATGCCGCACAAGCCATCGTCACGCGTGCGCCGCGTCGCTGGGTGGTGGCGAACGGACGCGTCGTTGTGCGTGAGGGCGTGGCGGTATGA
- a CDS encoding alpha/beta hydrolase family protein: MARWTVGRPLGTMLGALALFSTCAVSTAVLFPTTATAADTPIVGKLFPKAASASSAPSAASSPSAASSAASVSAASSATATATPSSAATGTDQRVLRSDGANVMLHVFRPSVACNGLAVLSPGAGDDRDALAWLGRALSQYGWLAITMAHKEDNGRDALRDRVRSGGMRDGSLALPTDPEVYDDRLEDTGAALRWGRSQCRTGPSVFFGHAAGAATVMFEAGAKNKLGLDSDDRFDGYVVLSPQGPGPIFPAGAWHDIRKPMLLVTGTRDAPLDGKWQERTTPYADLPPGCHWLAVVDGATHYNFAGFGYGHPDIEAKVLPLIERFLDNLRAHRCAIPTPAAGVKLDTK, from the coding sequence ATGGCGCGCTGGACAGTGGGACGACCGCTCGGGACAATGCTCGGCGCGCTCGCCTTGTTCTCCACCTGCGCAGTGAGCACCGCCGTTCTGTTTCCCACGACTGCCACGGCCGCCGATACCCCCATCGTCGGCAAGCTTTTCCCGAAAGCGGCCTCCGCGTCTTCTGCGCCTTCTGCGGCATCGTCACCTTCCGCCGCTTCCTCAGCCGCTTCAGTTTCCGCCGCAAGTTCCGCTACCGCTACCGCTACGCCTTCGTCGGCCGCCACCGGCACCGATCAGCGCGTGTTGCGCAGCGACGGCGCGAATGTCATGTTGCATGTGTTTCGTCCCAGCGTGGCGTGCAACGGACTCGCCGTGCTGAGCCCCGGTGCGGGCGATGACCGTGACGCGCTGGCGTGGCTTGGCCGCGCGCTTTCGCAATACGGCTGGCTCGCCATCACCATGGCGCACAAGGAAGACAACGGCCGCGACGCGTTGCGCGATCGCGTGCGAAGCGGCGGCATGCGCGACGGTTCGCTGGCGCTTCCTACGGATCCCGAAGTGTATGACGACCGTCTCGAAGACACGGGTGCGGCACTGCGCTGGGGACGCTCGCAATGCCGCACCGGCCCCAGCGTTTTCTTCGGCCATGCGGCCGGCGCGGCGACGGTGATGTTCGAAGCCGGCGCCAAGAACAAGCTCGGGCTGGACAGTGACGACCGTTTCGACGGCTACGTGGTGCTCTCGCCGCAAGGGCCCGGGCCGATCTTTCCGGCCGGGGCATGGCATGACATCCGCAAGCCCATGCTGCTGGTCACGGGTACGCGCGACGCGCCGCTCGACGGCAAGTGGCAGGAGCGCACCACGCCCTATGCCGATCTGCCGCCGGGCTGCCACTGGCTTGCCGTGGTCGACGGTGCCACGCACTACAACTTTGCGGGCTTCGGCTACGGGCATCCCGATATCGAGGCGAAGGTCCTGCCGCTGATCGAGCGATTTCTCGACAACCTGCGCGCGCACCGATGCGCGATACCCACACCGGCGGCGGGCGTGAAGCTCGACACGAAGTAG
- a CDS encoding GntR family transcriptional regulator has protein sequence MSRTAEAHEAPAEDSLSAGSAGQQIEARVYAAISQALLSGKLRPGMPLRERNLAQAFDCTRGAVRKVLARLGFEGKLVLEPNRGAFVPQPSLDDIRQTYRARRVLETGVITSVCGQLSAVQLAQLDAHVAQEADSHAQGTHERSIRLAGEFHLKLIDTANSAELEAFARQLVAKTELYKALFDPAEFIHCAPTEHAQLVARLRAGETQAAVALATAHLDELEARVLTRAAAAETPDFHAIFAEAFANAAVR, from the coding sequence TTGAGCCGCACCGCAGAGGCCCACGAGGCACCGGCAGAAGATTCCCTCAGCGCCGGGAGCGCGGGACAGCAAATCGAGGCACGGGTGTATGCCGCCATCTCGCAAGCGTTGCTCTCAGGCAAGCTGCGCCCGGGCATGCCGCTGCGCGAGCGCAACCTCGCGCAGGCGTTCGACTGCACTCGCGGGGCGGTGCGCAAGGTGCTCGCCCGGCTGGGCTTCGAAGGCAAGCTGGTGCTCGAACCCAATCGCGGCGCCTTCGTGCCGCAACCCTCGCTTGACGACATCCGCCAGACTTACCGCGCCCGGCGCGTGCTGGAAACCGGCGTGATCACGAGCGTTTGCGGTCAATTGAGCGCGGTGCAGCTCGCGCAGCTCGACGCGCACGTGGCGCAGGAAGCCGACTCGCATGCGCAGGGCACACATGAGCGCTCGATCCGGCTCGCTGGCGAATTCCATCTGAAGTTGATCGACACGGCAAACAGCGCCGAGCTAGAAGCCTTTGCCCGTCAGTTGGTCGCGAAAACCGAGCTCTACAAGGCGTTGTTCGACCCGGCGGAGTTCATCCATTGCGCGCCCACCGAGCATGCGCAACTGGTGGCACGTCTTCGGGCAGGCGAAACGCAGGCGGCGGTGGCATTGGCGACAGCCCATCTGGACGAGCTGGAAGCGCGCGTACTCACCCGGGCAGCGGCCGCCGAGACCCCCGACTTCCACGCGATCTTTGCCGAGGCATTCGCCAACGCCGCGGTGCGCTGA
- a CDS encoding sodium:solute symporter family protein, with product MNAALTVIAAFLAFALFIGLRARRGRKMSLEQWAVGGRGFGTLLVFLLMAGEAFSTFTFLGASGWAYSKGPPAFYILAYGALAYLLGYWMLPAAWRHATRHNCVSFSDFFATAYRSRALGVVVSLVAVLGMSALLIIQLRGLGIIVSEASYGTITPTVAIWCGAIAMVLYITVSGIHGSASIAIYKDILILVIAVFLGIYLPLHYFGGFGEMFDRIEAARPGFLQMPTSGLTLSWYNSTILLTSLGYYLYPYVFTSVYAAKSETAVRKNTILMPLYQMVIAFMFFVGFAAILQVPGLTGADSDLALLRIVKQTFSPWFVGVIGGVGVLTALVPGSMILLNASTLLAKNVYRDGFAPHASDAFVAKLAKRVLPVFGLVAVFFVLRGGATFVALALFASSLLTQLFPSFVASLLPRPFGNKYGAFAGIGAGAVVLALAVTLDVNLHTLLPGAPDTVASINMGLVALAVNAVTFVIVSVLTRARNVAPGLAQGT from the coding sequence ATGAATGCCGCCCTCACCGTGATTGCGGCGTTTCTCGCCTTTGCCTTGTTTATCGGCCTGCGCGCACGCCGCGGCCGCAAGATGAGCCTTGAGCAATGGGCCGTGGGCGGGCGTGGCTTCGGCACGCTGCTGGTGTTCCTGCTGATGGCCGGCGAGGCCTTCTCGACGTTCACGTTTCTGGGCGCGAGCGGTTGGGCCTACAGCAAGGGGCCGCCCGCGTTCTACATCCTCGCGTACGGTGCGCTCGCTTACCTGCTCGGCTACTGGATGCTGCCGGCGGCATGGCGTCACGCCACACGTCACAACTGCGTGTCGTTCTCTGACTTCTTCGCCACGGCGTACCGCTCGCGGGCGCTGGGCGTGGTGGTGTCGCTGGTCGCCGTGCTGGGCATGAGTGCGTTGCTGATCATTCAGTTGCGCGGGCTGGGCATCATCGTGTCCGAAGCGTCGTACGGCACGATTACGCCGACGGTCGCGATCTGGTGCGGTGCCATCGCGATGGTGCTCTACATCACGGTGTCGGGCATTCACGGGTCGGCCAGTATTGCGATTTACAAGGACATCCTGATTCTCGTGATCGCGGTGTTCCTCGGCATCTATCTGCCGTTGCACTACTTCGGCGGGTTCGGCGAAATGTTCGACCGTATCGAAGCGGCGCGTCCGGGCTTCCTGCAAATGCCGACGAGCGGCCTCACGCTGTCCTGGTACAACTCGACGATTCTGCTGACCTCGCTGGGCTATTACCTGTACCCGTACGTCTTCACGTCGGTGTATGCGGCGAAGAGCGAGACGGCCGTGCGCAAGAACACGATCCTGATGCCGCTGTACCAGATGGTCATCGCGTTCATGTTCTTCGTGGGCTTTGCCGCGATTCTGCAAGTGCCGGGGCTCACCGGCGCCGATTCGGATCTCGCGTTGCTGCGCATCGTGAAGCAGACGTTCTCGCCGTGGTTCGTCGGTGTGATCGGTGGCGTCGGGGTGTTGACCGCGCTGGTGCCGGGTTCGATGATTCTGCTCAATGCGTCGACGCTGCTCGCCAAGAACGTCTATCGCGACGGCTTTGCACCGCACGCCAGCGATGCCTTCGTGGCCAAGCTCGCCAAGCGCGTGCTGCCGGTCTTCGGACTCGTCGCGGTGTTCTTCGTCTTGCGCGGTGGTGCGACGTTCGTCGCGCTGGCGCTGTTCGCATCGAGCCTGCTGACGCAGTTGTTCCCGTCGTTCGTGGCCAGTTTGTTGCCGCGTCCGTTCGGCAACAAGTACGGCGCGTTTGCCGGTATCGGGGCGGGCGCCGTGGTGCTGGCGCTGGCCGTGACGCTCGACGTCAATTTGCATACGTTGCTGCCGGGCGCACCGGATACGGTGGCATCGATCAACATGGGGCTCGTCGCACTGGCCGTGAACGCGGTAACGTTCGTGATCGTCAGCGTGCTGACGCGGGCTCGCAATGTGGCGCCGGGACTGGCGCAGGGAACTTGA
- a CDS encoding LysR substrate-binding domain-containing protein, protein MDRPLPLHALQVFDVAATELSFARAAQRLFVTHGAVSRQIRTLEDALGLPLFERRNRAVFLTPVGERLHATTRQMFEQLAQTVANLRPVAASRTLVVSCEPTLAMRWLIPRLGAFAQAHPDIALHLHSAGGPIDLASAGVDVAIRRNDFFWGHSLVAEPLADEWIGPVGLPATFEAAHPAPLHTRTRPQAWHDWQRAMKAEGHAPASGRYGARASGSPIPPFEHFYLSLQAAGAGLGAAIGSVYMVSDELRAGRLTAPHGFVRDGSAYVALAREPFDANPATQALLTWLRSAMAESASVWIKSVWIKTV, encoded by the coding sequence ATGGACCGTCCCCTGCCCCTGCATGCGCTGCAAGTCTTCGACGTCGCCGCCACCGAGTTGAGCTTTGCCCGGGCGGCGCAGCGGCTGTTTGTGACGCACGGCGCGGTCAGCCGTCAGATACGTACGCTCGAAGATGCGCTCGGCCTGCCGCTGTTCGAACGCCGCAACCGGGCGGTCTTTCTCACGCCTGTGGGAGAGCGTCTGCATGCCACAACGCGGCAGATGTTCGAACAACTGGCACAGACAGTGGCGAACCTGCGGCCAGTGGCCGCCTCGCGCACGTTAGTGGTCTCGTGCGAACCGACATTGGCCATGCGCTGGCTGATTCCGCGTCTTGGCGCATTTGCGCAAGCGCATCCCGACATCGCGCTGCATCTGCATTCGGCAGGTGGACCGATTGATCTGGCGAGCGCGGGCGTGGACGTCGCTATCCGCCGCAATGATTTCTTCTGGGGACATTCGCTCGTGGCCGAGCCGCTCGCCGACGAGTGGATCGGCCCGGTTGGCCTGCCAGCCACCTTCGAGGCGGCACACCCGGCACCGTTGCACACGCGCACCCGGCCACAGGCATGGCACGACTGGCAGCGGGCGATGAAAGCCGAAGGCCATGCGCCGGCATCCGGGCGCTATGGCGCGCGGGCGTCCGGCAGCCCGATACCGCCCTTCGAGCACTTCTATCTGAGTTTGCAGGCGGCAGGCGCAGGCTTGGGCGCGGCCATCGGTTCGGTGTACATGGTGAGCGACGAATTGCGCGCCGGACGCCTCACCGCACCGCACGGCTTCGTGCGCGATGGCTCGGCCTACGTAGCCCTCGCCCGCGAACCGTTCGATGCGAATCCCGCGACACAAGCCTTGTTGACGTGGTTGCGAAGCGCCATGGCCGAGTCCGCCTCAGTGTGGATTAAATCCGTGTGGATTAAAACCGTGTGA
- a CDS encoding response regulator transcription factor, whose product MLLMDFLSQQGCRVYIAQDGRDGYTKARTVQPDLILMDIRMPVCDGLGACRLLKADPGTRHIPLIFLTAAALPGERVAGLTAGAVDYVTKPYDFEEVRLRLSIHLKANAPAPAATPPTAVPAAAVAAIAPEAPLPVQAHTLDAVLYRATRALLLGQLDVTPELAGLANAVGTNTRRLNLAFRRCVGVTVFDFLREERMKEARRLLTETSLDVQDIASAVGFASAANFATAFRERFGMPPSGFRERGAHTAPDTQDTQDTRAGDAAPGAAPGSSQ is encoded by the coding sequence ATGCTGCTGATGGATTTTCTCAGCCAGCAGGGCTGCCGGGTCTACATCGCGCAAGACGGCCGAGATGGCTACACCAAGGCGCGCACCGTGCAGCCCGATCTCATCCTGATGGATATCCGTATGCCGGTCTGCGACGGCCTCGGGGCCTGCCGCCTGCTCAAAGCCGACCCCGGCACGCGCCACATTCCCCTGATTTTTCTCACTGCCGCCGCCCTGCCGGGTGAGCGCGTCGCCGGGCTCACGGCGGGCGCGGTCGATTATGTGACCAAGCCTTACGACTTCGAAGAAGTGCGCCTGCGTCTGTCGATTCACCTCAAGGCCAATGCGCCCGCGCCGGCCGCCACGCCCCCCACGGCAGTGCCCGCCGCCGCCGTGGCAGCGATCGCCCCCGAAGCGCCGTTGCCTGTGCAAGCCCACACGCTCGATGCCGTGCTTTATCGCGCCACGCGCGCGCTGCTGCTGGGTCAGCTCGACGTCACGCCGGAACTGGCGGGACTGGCCAACGCCGTCGGCACCAACACCCGGCGGCTGAATCTGGCGTTTCGCCGTTGCGTGGGCGTGACCGTCTTCGACTTTCTGCGTGAAGAGCGCATGAAAGAAGCGCGCCGCCTGCTGACGGAGACCTCGCTCGACGTGCAGGACATCGCCAGTGCCGTGGGCTTTGCCAGCGCGGCCAACTTCGCGACCGCGTTTCGCGAGCGCTTCGGCATGCCGCCCAGCGGCTTTCGCGAACGCGGCGCACACACGGCGCCCGATACACAAGACACGCAAGACACACGCGCCGGTGATGCAGCGCCCGGGGCCGCACCGGGATCGTCGCAATGA
- a CDS encoding DUF3311 domain-containing protein — translation MKLVHCLAALPIAAFYSGGWLAEHVGTRLAGLPFLMTWNIVWLLLTSVVMVVMFRFDGSREAAAADRASAVSAAKGQKAPGAAS, via the coding sequence ATGAAACTCGTACATTGTCTGGCCGCGCTGCCTATTGCGGCCTTCTACAGCGGCGGCTGGCTCGCCGAACATGTGGGCACCCGGCTCGCCGGTCTGCCGTTCCTGATGACATGGAACATCGTCTGGCTGCTGCTCACCTCGGTTGTCATGGTGGTGATGTTCCGCTTTGACGGTTCACGCGAGGCCGCTGCGGCCGACCGTGCCAGCGCGGTGTCCGCCGCCAAGGGCCAGAAGGCCCCGGGAGCCGCGTCATGA
- a CDS encoding MFS transporter, which translates to MTLWLAIVAVGLTLRPTLTSISPLLPQIREATGMSFPVAALLTSLPVLAMGAGAFAASSLTRRLGERRGVLLGLVALALACGVRFVADDTVLMLATALASGIGIAIIQALLPGVVKANYSAARMTAMMGIYSAALMGGGGLGAAASPWASSLAGDWRVGLGMWLAVVGAAALAWWRAPLGVPAVTGAEVSDALAARHAELLGKHGEPGKRVNVTPVTSAATREPSMLDLLRNRRAWTLAVYFGLINCTYTTMVAWLPPFYQQAGMSATQSGALLAGLTACQVVAALALPWLARRNVDRRRWLTLALVATLAGLVGLVFAPEAAPWLWIGAIGFGLGGTFSLGLVLALDHHAHPRHAAALAAFMQGVGFCIAALAPFAAGAVRALTGGFTPAWVALVGVNLALIALTWRFDPEGYASALGRRFSLP; encoded by the coding sequence ATGACGCTTTGGCTTGCGATTGTCGCGGTCGGCCTGACGCTGCGCCCGACACTCACGTCCATCAGCCCGCTGTTGCCGCAGATCCGGGAAGCCACCGGGATGAGTTTTCCGGTGGCGGCGCTGCTCACCTCGTTGCCCGTGCTCGCCATGGGCGCGGGCGCATTTGCCGCCAGTAGCCTGACGCGGCGGCTGGGCGAACGGCGCGGCGTGCTGCTGGGACTGGTGGCGCTCGCGCTGGCGTGTGGTGTGCGATTCGTCGCCGACGACACGGTGCTCATGCTGGCGACTGCGCTTGCGTCGGGCATCGGCATCGCGATTATTCAGGCGTTGCTCCCCGGTGTTGTGAAAGCGAACTACAGCGCTGCGCGCATGACTGCGATGATGGGCATTTATTCGGCGGCGCTCATGGGCGGCGGCGGGCTGGGCGCTGCGGCGAGTCCGTGGGCGTCGTCGCTGGCCGGCGACTGGCGCGTCGGGCTGGGGATGTGGCTCGCGGTGGTCGGCGCCGCCGCGCTGGCATGGTGGCGTGCGCCGCTCGGCGTTCCGGCGGTGACAGGGGCTGAAGTCTCGGATGCGCTGGCGGCGCGTCATGCCGAGTTGCTGGGCAAACATGGTGAACCTGGCAAGCGCGTGAATGTGACGCCTGTGACGAGCGCCGCGACGCGTGAGCCTTCCATGCTCGATCTGCTGCGCAACCGTCGCGCGTGGACATTGGCGGTCTATTTCGGTCTGATCAACTGTACCTACACGACGATGGTCGCGTGGCTGCCGCCGTTTTATCAGCAGGCGGGCATGAGTGCGACGCAAAGCGGTGCGCTGCTCGCTGGGCTGACGGCCTGTCAGGTTGTCGCGGCGCTGGCATTACCGTGGCTGGCGCGGCGCAACGTCGACCGACGCCGGTGGCTCACGCTGGCGCTCGTGGCGACGCTCGCCGGGCTGGTTGGTCTGGTGTTCGCCCCCGAAGCGGCGCCGTGGCTATGGATCGGCGCCATCGGTTTCGGACTGGGCGGCACGTTCTCACTCGGTCTCGTACTCGCGCTCGATCATCATGCGCACCCCCGTCATGCGGCCGCGCTCGCGGCGTTCATGCAAGGCGTGGGCTTCTGCATTGCGGCGCTTGCCCCGTTTGCCGCTGGCGCGGTGCGTGCGCTGACCGGTGGTTTCACCCCGGCGTGGGTGGCCCTCGTTGGCGTGAACCTCGCCCTGATTGCGCTGACCTGGCGCTTCGATCCGGAAGGTTATGCGTCGGCGCTCGGCCGGCGATTCTCCCTACCGTGA
- a CDS encoding MATE family efflux transporter, with translation MAEQDLTRGPIGKTLFWFSLPVLGSNVLQSLNASINAMWIGHYLGESALTAASNANILLFFLLGVVFGISMANTILIGQSIGAKNHVLTQRIVGTSATFFVLMSTAVAVFGYIFTPELLNALGTPSDARAFAVAYLRIIFVALPVMYFYNFVMMALRGAGDARTPFRFMLLSAGLDVVLNRLLIFGWGPVPPLGIAGSAGATLIAQTVSLAALLYTLYRRRDPLWLPRKDWRYLRIDPGLLRLIVVKGLPMGLQMVVISSLAMVMMGFVNGYGSQTTAAYGVASQLWTYVQMPALAIGAGVSSMTAQNVGAGLWDRVSRIGRVGVGLNFVMTGTLVVAILLFNRQFMNAFLPDDGYAISVAQHINAVVAWSFVLFGVTIVLFGVVRATGAVTAPLVILFVSQWVIRLPFAWQLQKSWGAEAIWWSFPLGFGVSLVMALIYYKWGNWRGVRMLPRAAPPAVAQSADAASAAAGPSPVPVPPVGGGGLPKPASHGESERDRRE, from the coding sequence ATGGCCGAACAAGACCTCACCCGCGGACCGATCGGCAAAACCCTCTTCTGGTTCTCGCTGCCGGTGCTCGGCAGCAATGTGCTCCAGTCGCTCAACGCGTCGATCAACGCGATGTGGATCGGGCACTATCTGGGCGAATCGGCGCTCACGGCGGCGTCGAACGCCAACATCCTGCTGTTCTTCCTGCTCGGTGTCGTGTTCGGCATCAGCATGGCCAACACCATTCTCATCGGCCAGTCGATCGGCGCGAAGAATCATGTGCTCACGCAGCGCATCGTCGGTACGAGTGCGACGTTCTTCGTGCTGATGTCCACCGCGGTGGCGGTGTTCGGCTATATCTTCACGCCGGAGCTGCTGAACGCGTTGGGCACCCCGAGTGACGCCCGGGCGTTTGCCGTCGCCTATCTGCGCATCATCTTCGTCGCGCTGCCGGTGATGTACTTCTACAACTTCGTGATGATGGCGTTGCGCGGCGCGGGCGATGCACGCACGCCGTTCCGCTTCATGCTGCTCTCGGCCGGGTTGGACGTGGTGCTTAACCGGTTGCTGATCTTTGGCTGGGGGCCGGTGCCGCCGTTAGGTATCGCGGGGTCCGCCGGGGCCACGCTTATCGCACAGACGGTGAGCCTTGCGGCGCTGCTCTATACGCTCTACCGCCGGCGCGATCCGCTGTGGCTGCCGCGCAAGGACTGGCGGTATCTGCGCATCGACCCCGGACTGCTGCGGCTGATCGTCGTCAAGGGGTTGCCGATGGGCCTGCAAATGGTGGTGATCTCGTCGTTGGCGATGGTGATGATGGGCTTCGTCAACGGCTACGGTTCGCAGACGACGGCGGCGTACGGCGTGGCATCGCAGTTGTGGACGTATGTGCAGATGCCGGCGCTGGCCATCGGTGCCGGTGTGTCGTCGATGACGGCGCAGAACGTCGGCGCGGGGTTGTGGGACCGGGTTTCGCGCATCGGGCGCGTTGGCGTCGGGTTGAATTTCGTGATGACGGGCACGCTGGTGGTGGCCATCTTGCTGTTCAACCGTCAGTTCATGAACGCGTTTCTACCGGACGATGGCTACGCGATTTCGGTAGCACAGCACATCAACGCAGTGGTGGCGTGGTCGTTCGTGCTGTTCGGCGTGACGATCGTGTTGTTCGGTGTGGTGCGCGCGACAGGGGCGGTCACGGCGCCGCTGGTGATCCTGTTCGTCTCGCAATGGGTGATCCGGCTGCCGTTTGCGTGGCAGTTGCAGAAGTCGTGGGGTGCCGAGGCGATCTGGTGGAGTTTCCCGCTGGGGTTTGGGGTGTCGCTGGTGATGGCGCTCATCTACTACAAGTGGGGCAACTGGCGTGGCGTGAGGATGTTGCCGCGCGCCGCGCCGCCAGCGGTCGCGCAGTCTGCCGACGCCGCCAGTGCCGCAGCCGGGCCGTCACCCGTGCCGGTGCCGCCGGTCGGTGGCGGCGGTCTGCCGAAACCCGCGAGTCATGGTGAAAGCGAACGCGACCGGCGCGAGTGA